GTCCTAGGGTCGGTTCTCCGTCAGGCCTCGCTGACGGACCCGGGATGGGCTGTTCTCCGCTCGGCGGGTCATGCGGCGCCGCCCGCCCGCAGGGCGCGTCGGGCGGACGTCAGATCTGGCTGCCGAGCACATTCAGGGTTAGCGCCAGGATCGCGACGTTCAACCGGAAGGCGGTGATGCCGTGCCACAGGGCCAACCGGCGGATGACCGGGCTGGGGACGGCCATGTCCGACACCCGAAAGATCATGCCGATCACGAAGGCGAAGTCGAGGGCGGAGGGGGCGCTGGCCCTGGGGTTGTTTATGCTGCTGTCGGCCTCGCCGCTGCATCTGTGAGAGATGCTGCACCAGAACTTGCTCGACCTTCTCGGGCTGTTCCGGAGCAAAGCAGCGGCCCCCATCCACAAGCAATGGGGACCAATCCGGGGAGGAACTTTACTTCTTGGTCGTGCGCTTCGCCCGGGTGCTCTTCGTGCTCTTGGTGGCGGTCTTGGCGCGGGACTGGCCGAGGGTCTGTCCCTTCTCGTAGCTGGCCTGCATCTTGCGGCGGGTCTCTTCGGCCAGGGCCTTGAAGTCAATCACGCCCGCTTCAATGTTCTCGGCGGTCGGCTTGGGCTTCGTGGTCCGGCGGCCTGTGCTCGCCAACTCCTGATCCGTGCTGCTGAACCACTCGTCGAACTCAGGGCTGCTCTCGAAGATCATGTCCTTGATCTGACGTTGGTAGGTCTCGTCACTGCCCCGCCGACGGAACTGTTTGGGCAGATCGAACCGTTCGGGCAACTCGGCGGCATCAAATTGACCCGTGCGCACAGCTTCGCGGAACTGCTTGACGAAAGCGTCACTGCGCTGAGGATCGGAG
This is a stretch of genomic DNA from Deinococcus terrestris. It encodes these proteins:
- a CDS encoding DUF1345 domain-containing protein, whose protein sequence is MGAAALLRNSPRRSSKFWCSISHRCSGEADSSINNPRASAPSALDFAFVIGMIFRVSDMAVPSPVIRRLALWHGITAFRLNVAILALTLNVLGSQI